A segment of the Nostoc sp. TCL26-01 genome:
CTTCAAACCGAGCATCGCCTGTAATTTTGGACAGGACGCGAATACCCAATTTTTCTAGTAACGGCAGGACTCCCCACATTTCCCCGGCGATGTTATATTCGCCAATTAAGTTTATATCATAGGGTGTTGTGTATGCCGGTTCTGCTGTGCCGACAACATATTCTAATAAAGATTCACCACCAAAGCGGTTGCCTAAGTTCTTACTACCAATAAATCCCGGCGCAATTACTGGGATCACAGGAGTGCCAATTTTCTCTGCCGCAGTTTTGCACACAGCATCGATATCATCACCAATCAAAGCCGTCACACAAGTAGCGTAGACAAACACCGCCGATGGATTGTAGCGCTGATGTATTTCTAAAATTGCCTTATAGAGTTTCTTTTCTCCACCGAAAATCACATCATTTTCTGACATATCGGTAGTGAAACCCATCTTATACATTTGGGGTCCAGAAGAGAGACTACCACGACTACCCCAAGAATTACCAGCACAGGCGATCGGCCCATGCACCAAATGAGCCGCATCGACAATCGGGACAAGGGAAATCATCGCCCCATCAAAAGCACAGCCCCCTTGAGCCGCCCCCGGTTGCGCTTGTTGCGTACAAGACTTATTCTTCTTTTCGCTGTGTTTGTGTTGGTTATGCTCACATCCCGACTCATTCAGCAGCTCGTTGATTTTACCTTGGGTGTTCTTCATCTCTCTTCTCGTAGGCGATCGACATTGATAATTGTCAGTTATTAGTCATCAGCAATGAGTTTTTAACAGTTAACAGTTATCAGTTAACAGTTATCAGTGATGTATTTATCTTGGGGTCAAATCCCCGACTGAAACTGTAATAACTGTTAACTGATTTAATTATCAACTCATCAACTGATGACTGTTCATAATAAACTCTTGCAAAAATCTTCTCTAAACCAGACACACAAGTTAATTCGTAATTCGTAATTCGTAATTCGTAATTAAGAAAGTAGAATTACATCTGTACTTTTCTGAATGAATTAGCATAATTCATCAGTGTGTATCGGTGGGTTCATTTTCATAAAATAGACCTTTGCAAGATAGATTGCCAAATGATTAGGTAACACAAAAAGCCAGAAAATATCTCATCTCTAGCCCCTAGCCTCTAACCTCTAGCCTCTAGCAAATGTACTTCGTTACATCCTCTCCACATTCATCAGCTAAATAAGCTAAAGCGCGAAAACGCAACCCGACAAAATCGTCATAAAGCGGATTGAGTTTACACAAAGCGGGAATATGGATAGACTTCCCAAATAAACTAATATTTCGCTCAAAAGGACAACAGCAAGGGATTACTTGACAGATGATATGAGCGAAACGATTATGTTTAACGGGAACATTTTCCACTAACCGACGCAAAGGACTAAGAACATCAAAAGCGCCAGGTTTCTTATAGTTGGGTGGATGGAAATTAGGATGAGGGTGAGTGTGAGTTGATGACATACTTAGGAAGTTGAGGTGAATAGAGGAAATAGGGATTGGGAATCGGGAAGTTTTGAGTGCTGAGTCCTGAGTGCTGAGTAGGAAATTTTACTCAGCACTCGGAACTCATGACTCAGCACTCATTTGTCTGTAGACTTTAATCGCGCAAGTTCTAGCGAATCAAGTCAAAGGAGATATCGGTCTTACCAGTGATATTGGTGTTACGATCCATTTCATCCAACAGAGTGTTAACAACCCAGTTGAGGATGTTTAGACCACCTTGGTAGCCGAGAGTAGCATAGCGGTGTAAGTGGTGGCGATCGAACAGAGGATAACCAATCCGTACCATGGGGATTTTGGTATCGCGCCACAGGTACTTACCGTAGGAGTTACCCACGAAGAAGTCTACAGGCTCAGTGAACAACAAGGAACGGAAGTGCCACAAGTCTTTTTGAATCCAAACTTTAGCTTCTTTACCGAATGGGCTAGCTGCGAGGATCGCTTCCATTTCTTTCT
Coding sequences within it:
- a CDS encoding Mo-dependent nitrogenase C-terminal domain-containing protein, whose product is MSSTHTHPHPNFHPPNYKKPGAFDVLSPLRRLVENVPVKHNRFAHIICQVIPCCCPFERNISLFGKSIHIPALCKLNPLYDDFVGLRFRALAYLADECGEDVTKYIC